One window of Siniperca chuatsi isolate FFG_IHB_CAS linkage group LG19, ASM2008510v1, whole genome shotgun sequence genomic DNA carries:
- the LOC122866543 gene encoding rho GTPase-activating protein 21-like isoform X4 produces MMAARWSDSPQDNEESKHRAITPSCEAKQKDGRDQSEASAMASPGAEEEPFSWPGPKTLNLRRTSQGFGFTLRHFIVYPPESAVHNSLKDEENGSRGRQRNRLEPMDTIFVKQVKEGGPAHGAGLCTGDRIVKVNGESIIGKTYSQVIALIQNSDASLELCVMPKDEDILQLFSRDITALAYSQDAYLKGNEAYSGNAQNIPEPPPICYPRIEVKSAGMAQASEPATVSETPRGPAQGPGRRGGATEKSYRVEIPVPPSPPPQQTSKSQTVVCVCNENVRTVAMPSDPVDRGSRVARAGPSHRTEENRYSPASESSSARPRPLIPSVPGGAQLQYPSSRPTETPVYSPSSSSRPGPIYPDTSPPIRAPLKPASPDTFSTAISPNANHYSPYTTAPSTSPHQNIDWKNYTTYKDYIDAKRLHTYGCRTIQERLDSLRAAANSSSAYAQQRTLPPPSTGGALGSQIRQRSTSNDRGVDASSQGTALTPLRSASQERLGGGTERTITIRNWPRSASEDALPFSTPTGVTKPRARSCDYLGQHPGESGAGLEDRLLLCRGEEARASRQGAGLRALPHLNRSLTGQEEEGRGSGLSNLPLAAPVFTKGTTDSVLTSRTDSLIMRPSRLPVKNSILDPSPALSSTKTTDPLKDQRANIMGNHLGYSSPLHLQLRSRADSLKMESRSEAGLAARSSSCSGPSSKLPMQRQLQSAVVASSGSSTTNGSVTQKSKVRETSSSTNALVQTDDGLAEGVEGPDATVVVLRRDKNSGPPHIRPPSYVLAVNDKQGGVTHKSPPLVKAGSADGAMCWMSNDSCREMHLRRLGDIRQKSGSNNLDDSLDSIPFIDEPSSPSIEQDSTHIPASAVISGTPSITTIPPSPTSPSPLIRRQLSHDQDSLRLTIIESDSGTKTERSKSYDEGLDNYREESIGRSLIPGLKSLRKAVDRSSEDSGSRRDSSSDVFCDATKEGLLHFKQLNTDKGKRVGGGMRPWKQMYAVLRGHYLCLYKDKREGQAHANCQAVDEPVPISIKACLIDISYSDTKRKNVLRLTTSDCEYLFQAEDREDMLAWIRVIQENSNLDEENAAFTSHDLISRKIKEYNTLMSPTGSKTEPSPKPSRQSLSIRQTLLGGKGETKATSPHSPKPEPERKNMHKDDTSPPKDKGTWRKGIPGLMRKPFEKKPSPGVTFGVRLDDCPPAQNNKFVPLIVEVCCKLVEERGLEYTGIYRVPGNNAAISNMQEELNNKGMNDIDIQDDKWRDLNVISSLLKSFFRKLPEPLFTNDRYADFIEANRTEDPVERLKVLKRLLRELPDHHYETLKFLSAHLKTVAENSEKNKMEPRNLAIVFGPTLVRTTEDNMTHMVTHMPDQYRIVEALIQNYDWFFTEEGNGDPVTVSQEESAVESQPVPNIDHLLTNIGRTGTSQGEVSDSPTSDSAKSKGSWGSGKDQCSRELLVSSIFAAASRKRKKSKEKPQPSSSDDDLDAVFPKKEISGQKPNHHGLQTEVQSETCPSPNAKQPVRAEERKENGRTVELTPKAKREHRNSLFLKEKTPPRHPSPSPSPSPKICSYQTAPQGKSSLSDPPSQLDENTSDLGTMSSGASVPRSRPKKWTAGASGDLPAGACVGLGAGPGASAGAEVSSITSDYSTTSSITFLTGAESSALSPELQGGEEADDERSELISEGRPMETDSESDFPVFAPGGGSSQSTPCPEQTLGKTEPRGGGAAEVSTTPKLEARRLFPSHRMIECDTLSRRWSLRQKTDSESSVEGVAGSGERSEGRAESSTRLSRVLDVMKKGRSTSSLSSSSRSESERSEPAWHLKITERLKFRLRTSADDMFTQKNRTPDARGKKKNIRRRHTMGGQRDFAELAVINDWREQGGVDQAAELSALDRLKPRCSSQDFSIRDWIARERCRGSDSSIEVAPKAVPEDDHPEAQDVVTERPPPSASPVTQPLAGEHVNGSGLQGKNKASLGADAHPHKLSGAQVVRSRFYQYL; encoded by the exons GCCAAGCAGAAGGATGGGCGTGATCAGAGCGAGGCATCGGCCATGGCTTCTCCCGGGGCCGAGGAGGAGCCTTTTTCCTGGCCGGGGCCCAAAACGCTTAACCTGCGCCGAACCTCCCAGGGCTTCGGCTTCACACTGCGACACTTCATCGTCTACCCGCCTGAGTCTGCCGTCCACAACTCTCTAAAG GATGAAGAGAATGGCAGCCGAG GGAGACAGCGGAACCGTCTGGAGCCAATGGACACCATTTTCGTCAAGCAAGTGAAGGAGGGAGGCCCCGCCCACGGAGCTGGACTCtgtacag GGGACCGGATAGTAAAAGTGAATGGAGAGAGCATCATTGGGAAGACCTACTCGCAAGTCATAGCCTTGATCCAGAACAG CGATGCCTCACTGGAACTCTGTGTGATGCCAAAAGATGAGGACATTTTGCAGCTG TTTTCCAGGGATATCACTGCTCTG GCATATTCCCAGGATGCATACCTCAAAGGAAATGAGGCGTACAGCGGAAATGCCCAGAACATCCCCGAGCCCCCTCCCATATGCTACCCTCGGATAGAAGTTAAGTCTGCAGGCATGGCTCAGGCATCAGAGCCGGCCACAGTCAGTGAAACCCCCCGAGGGCCAGCTCAGGGACCAGGAAGACGAGGTGGGGCCACAGAAAAGAGCTACCGGGTGGAAATCCCTGTTCCGCCATCTCCACCTCCCCAACAGACGTCAAAGTCTCAgacagtggtgtgtgtctgtaatgaGAATGTGAGGACAGTGGCCATGCCTTCTGATCCAGTTGACAGGGGGTCCCGGGTGGCTCGGGCTGGACCCAGCCACAGGACAGAGGAAAACCGGTACAGTCCCGCATCAGAGTCCAGCTCAGCTAGACCCAGACCCCTTATTCCCTCAGTACCTGGGGGTGCACAGTTGCAGTACCCCTCTTCCCGTCCCACAGAAACCCCAGTCTACTCCCCTTCCTCAAGTTCTAGACCTGGCCCCATCTATCCTGACACATCTCCACCTATACGGGCCCCTCTCAAACCTGCGTCCCCAGACACATTCTCCACTGCGATCTCACCCAACGCCAACCACTACTCACCCTATACCACAGCCCCCTCCACCTCTCCACACCAGAACATTGACTGGAAAAACTACACCACCTATAAAGACTATATTGATGCCAAGAGGCTGCATACGTATGGCTGCCGCACCATCCAGGAGCGCTTGGACAGCTTGCGTGCGGCTGCCAATTCTAGCTCTGCCTATGCCCAGCAACGTACACTGCCTCCTCCTAGCACCGGTGGGGCACTGGGCTCCCAGATCAGACAGAGAAGCACCTCCAATGACCGCGGGGTGGATGCAAGTAGCCAGGGTACTGCATTGACTCCATTACGTAGCGCCTCCCAAGAGCGGCTTGGAGGTGGAACAGAGAGGACAATAACAATCAGGAATTGGCCTCGGAGTGCTTCCGAGGATGCTTTGCCTTTCTCCACCCCCACAGGAGTCACCAAACCTAGGGCACGGTCTTGTGACTACCTGGGGCAGCACCCTGGAGAGTCAGGTGCTGGGTTGGAGGACAGGCTGCTGCTGTGCCGGGGAGAGGAAGCCAGAGCTAGCAGGCAGGGAGCAGGCCTGAGAGCTTTACCTCATCTGAACAGGAGTCTCACTGGACAGGAGGAAGAAGGGCGAGGAAGTGGATTATCTAACTTGCCTTTAGCTGCTCCTGTGTTTACTAAAGGTACGACGGATTCTGTACTAACATCAAGGACAGACAGTCTCATTATGAGACCATCACGTCTGCCTGTCAAAAACTCCATCTTAGACCCTTCACCTGCCTTATCCTCCACTAAAACCACAGACCCTCTCAAAGACCAAAGAGCTAACATCATGGGCAACCACCTGGGCTACTCCTCCCCTCTGCACCTGCAGCTGAGAAGCAGGGCTGACAGTCTGAAAATGGAGAGCAGGTCAGAAGCTGGGTTGGCAGCCAGGTCCTCCTCTTGCTCTGGTCCCTCCTCTAAACTGCCCATGCAGAGACAACTACAAAGTGCAGTTGTTGCCTCTTCTGGTTCCTCCACCACTAATGGATCTGTGACCCAAAAGTCAAAAGTCAGAGAAACCTCCAGTTCCACAAATGCCCTCGTACAGACTGATGACGGTCTTGCAGAGGGCGTAGAAGGACCAGATGCAACAGTTGTTGTCTTAAGAAGGGACAAAAACTCCGGTCCTCCTCACATTCGCCCTCCGTCCTATGTATTAGCTGTTAATGACAAACAGGGAGGAGTGACTCATAAGTCACCACCATTGGTGAAGGCAGGCTCTGCAGATGGGGCTATGTGCTGGATGTCTAATGACAGCTGTAGGGAGATGCATCTAAGGAGGCTTGGAGATATACGACAAAAGTCTGGCTCCAACAACTTGGATGACTCCCTGGATTCAATCCCCTTCATAG ATGAACCATCTAGTCCCAGTATTGAACAGGACAGCACACACATTCCTGCCTCTGCTGTGATATCTGGAACGCCCAGCATCACCACCATCCCACCCAGCCCCACTTCTCCATCCCCTCTCATTCGGCGCCAGCTGTCACATGACCAAG ATTCTCTCCGTCTCACAATTATTGAGTCAGATTCTGGTACTAAAACAGAGCGATCCAAGTCGTATGATGAAGGCCTGGATAACTACCGGGAAGAAAGTATAGG GAGGTCCTTAATACCTGGTCTGAAAAGTCTTAGGAAG GCTGTGGACAGGTCGTCCGAAGATTCAGGGTCCAGGAGGGATTCTTCATCAGACGTCTTCTGTGACGCCACCAAGGAGGGTTTGCTGCATTTCAAGCAGCTGAACACAGACAAGGGCAAG CGTGTCGGAGGGGGTATGCGCCCGTGGAAACAAATGTACGCCGTGTTGAGAGGCCACTACCTCTGCCTATATAAAGACAAAAGGGAGGGGCAGGCTCATGCCAACTGCCAAGCAGTGGACGAGCCCGTGCCAATCAGCATCAAGGCCTGTCTGATTGACATCTCATACAGCGACACAAAGCGTAAGAACGTGCTGCGGCTGACCACATCGGACTGTGAGTACCTGTTCCAGGCTGAGGACCGGGAGGACATGCTGGCCTGGATTAGAGTCATACAGGAGAACAGCAACCTGGATGAGGAG AACGCGGCCTTCACCAGCCATGACCTCATCAGCAGGAAGATCAAGGAGTACAACACCTTGATGAG CCCGACAGGCAGCAAGACGGAGCCGTCTCCCAAACCCTCACGCCAGTCGCTAAGCATCAGACAGACGCTGCTGGGAGGTAAAGGAGAGACCAAAGCAACAAGTCCACACTCACCCAAACCTGAGCCGGAGAGGAAGAACATGCACAAAG ATGACACTAGCCCTCCCAAGGATAAAGGGACATGGAGGAAGGGCATCCCGGGGCTGATGAGGAAACCTTTTGAGAAGAAGCCGTCTCCTGGTGTCACATTTGGAGTGAGGCTGGACGACTGTCCTCCTGCACAGAACAACAAG TTTGTGCCTCTGATTGTGGAGGTCTGTTGTAAACTGGTGGAAGAGAGAGGGTTGGAGTACACAGGCATCTACAGAGTCCCAGGAAACAACGCAGCAATCTCCAACATGCAGGAGGAGCTCAATAACAAGGGCATGAATGATATCGATATCCAGGATGAT AAATGGAGGGACCTCAATGTGATCAGCAGTTTACTCAAGTCCTTCTTCCGGAAACTTCCAGAGCCGTTGTTCACCAATG ATAGGTACGCAGATTTTATAGAGGCCAACAGAACAGAGGACCCAGTGGAGAGGCTCAAAGTGCTCAAGAGGCTG CTTCGTGAGTTGCCAGATCATCATTACGAGACCCTCAagttcctctcagctcatcTCAAAACTGTGGCTGAAAACTCAGAGAAGAATAAG ATGGAGCCAAGGAACCTGGCCATTGTGTTTGGTCCCACTCTGGTGCGTACCACTGAGGACAACATGACCCATATGGTGACACACATGCCAGACCAGTACAGAATAGTGGAGGCCCTCATTCAAAAT TATGACTGGTTTTTCACTGAAGAGGGAAATGGAGATCCAGTG ACTGTGTCCCAGGAGGAGAGTGCAGTGGAGTCTCAGCCCGTCCCCAACATCGACCACCTGCTCACCAACATCGGCCGTACGGGCACATCGCAGGGTGAAGTATCAG ATTCACCGACTAGTGACTCAGCTAAATCAAAG GGTTCCTGGGGCTCAGGGAAGGACCAGTGCAGTCGAGAGCTCCTGGTCTCCTCAATCTTTGCTGCAGCCAGCCGCAAAAGAAAGAAGTCAAAGGAGAAGCCGCAGCCTAGCAGCTCAGATGATGATCTGGATGCTGTGTTCCCAAAAAAGGAAATCTCTGGCCAGAAGCCAAACCACCACGGCCTCCAGACTGAGGTACAGAGCGAGACTTGCCCTAGCCCCAACGCAAAGCAACCAGTacgagcagaggagaggaaagagaacgGGAGAACTGTGGAGCTCACGCCTAAAGCCAAGAGAGAGCATAGAAACTCCTTATTCCTAAAGGAGAAGACTCCACCCAGGCATCCCTCACCTTCCCCCTCCCCATCCCCAAAAATCTGTAGCTACCAAACAGCCCCTCAGGGGAAATCCTCCTTATCGGATCCCCCATCCCAGCTTGATGAAAACACCTCAGACCTCGGGACCATGAGCTCCGGAGCGTCAGTGCCACGTTCAAGACCGAAAAAGTGGACTGCGGGAGCGTCTGGTGATCTTCCTGCAGGAGCATGTGTTGGACTGGGAGCAGGTCCAGGGGCGTCCGCCGGTGCAGAGGTGAGCTCCATCACCTCAGACTACTCCACCACTTCTTCCATCACATTCTTGACTGGAGCAGAGTCCAGTGCACTCAGTCCGGAGCTGCAGGGTGGGGAGGAGGCAGATGACGAACGCAGTGAGCTCATTAGCGAGGGACGACCcatggagacagacagtgaaaGTGACTTCCCGGTTTTTGCCCCAGGCGGTGGCAGCAGCCAGTCTACACCCTGCCCAGAGCAGACTCTGGGAAAGACTGAACCAcgaggaggtggagcagctgAGGTGAGCACCACTCCAAAACTGGAAGCACGGCGCCTTTTCCCGTCACACAGGATGATTGAGTGCGACACCCTCTCCAGAAGGTGGTCCctaagacagaaaacagacagtGAATCATCAGTGGAGGGTGTAGCTGGGAGTGGGGAGCGTAGTGAGGGCAGAGCGGAGTCATCCACACGGCTCTCTCGAGTCCTGGATGTGATGAAGAAAGGGCGGTCCACAAGCAGCCTCAGCTCGTCCTCACGCAGCGAGTCAGAGCGCTCCGAACCAGCCTGGCACCTTAAGATCACCGAGCGGCTCAAATTCAGGTTACGCACATCTGCTGATGACATGTTCACCCAGAAGAACCGAACTCCAGACGCTCGcgggaagaagaagaacatcCGCCGGAGGCACACCATGGGCGGGCAGAGAGACTTCGCAGAGCTGGCGGTCATCAACGACTGGCGGGAGCAGGGCGGGGTGGACCAGGCGGCCGAACTGTCAGCTCTGGACCGCCTAAAGCCCAGATGTTCCTCTCAGGACTTCTCCATCCGGGACTGGATCGCTCGAGAGCGGTGTAGAGGCTCTGATTCGAGCATTGAGGTTGCACCCAAAGCCGTCCCTGAGGATGATCATCCAGAAGCCCAGGATGTAGTTACTGAAAGACCTCCTCCATCTGCGTCCCCGGTCACACAGCCACTAGCAGGGGAGCACGTTAACGGTAGCGGGCTGCAAGGCAAAAACAAAGCCAGCCTCGGGGCAGACGCTCACCCACACAAACTGTCTGGAGCACAAGTTGTCCGCTCACGGTTCTACCAGTATCTGTGA